A region of Paraburkholderia largidicola DNA encodes the following proteins:
- a CDS encoding tetratricopeptide repeat protein — protein sequence MTDFNQNQNGSWQRIPTPANFGAAPQPQAAPDAAAQAQVASMLQTAVEHHEAERFDEAETLYRQILAIDPNHADSMHLLGLIAHEFGQYQTACDLIMAAITRNPQAFYYYNLGNVMQANNRPAAAAECFRQALVLQPEYVDAHNNLGNAQRALKDHHGAVQSFCQAINLKPDHARAYNNLANTLMELDELDAAIEAWRNAIALRPDFAEPRSNLLFALNYQQQTTPQAYLDEALRFGEAMEARAQPFTTWLVDAGSRADRPLRVGIVSGDLKKHPVGYFIESVLANLDSSRVHLVAYPTRDVEDELTARIKPSFSAWTSLAGLSDEAAAQRIRNDGIDILIDASGHSTYNRLPLFAWKPAPVQVTWPGYFASTGVRAIDYILGDAHVLPEAEEAHFVEKPWRLPDSYLCFTPPADRVETGTLPMLANGHVTFGYFGNVTKITDHVVGVWSTLLQKVPGATLFLKSGQFDDAHVRDAFVRRFAMRGIPASRLIIEGRSARDAYLAAYRRVDMMLSPFPYGGGTTTAEAYWMGVPVLVRQGERFVTHIAETMCHTAGLADWIAADDAAYVDKAVAFAADREQLSALRATLRAQLLASPLCDATRFARNLEAALHGMWEQRVAQVAEAAQ from the coding sequence ATGACAGACTTCAATCAGAATCAGAACGGCTCGTGGCAGCGCATTCCGACGCCTGCCAACTTCGGCGCGGCGCCGCAGCCGCAAGCAGCACCCGACGCGGCAGCGCAGGCGCAGGTCGCGTCGATGCTGCAGACGGCCGTCGAGCATCACGAGGCCGAGCGCTTCGACGAAGCGGAAACGCTGTATCGCCAGATTCTCGCAATCGATCCGAATCACGCCGATTCGATGCATCTGCTCGGCCTGATCGCGCACGAGTTCGGCCAGTACCAGACGGCCTGCGATCTGATCATGGCGGCCATCACGCGCAATCCGCAGGCGTTCTACTACTACAACCTCGGCAACGTGATGCAGGCGAACAACCGGCCGGCCGCCGCCGCCGAGTGTTTTCGCCAGGCGCTCGTGCTGCAGCCGGAATACGTCGACGCGCACAACAATCTCGGCAACGCGCAACGCGCGCTGAAGGATCATCACGGCGCCGTGCAGTCGTTCTGCCAGGCCATCAACCTCAAGCCGGATCACGCGCGCGCGTACAACAATCTCGCGAACACGCTGATGGAACTCGACGAGCTCGACGCGGCCATCGAAGCGTGGCGCAATGCGATCGCGCTGCGTCCGGATTTCGCGGAGCCGCGTAGCAATCTGCTGTTCGCGCTGAACTATCAGCAGCAGACCACGCCGCAAGCGTATCTGGACGAAGCACTGCGCTTCGGTGAAGCAATGGAAGCTCGCGCGCAGCCTTTCACGACGTGGCTCGTCGACGCGGGCTCGCGCGCGGACCGTCCGCTGCGCGTCGGCATCGTGTCCGGCGATCTGAAGAAGCATCCTGTCGGTTACTTCATCGAAAGCGTGCTCGCGAATCTGGATTCCTCGCGCGTGCATCTGGTTGCCTACCCGACGCGCGATGTCGAAGACGAACTGACGGCGCGTATCAAGCCGTCGTTCTCCGCGTGGACGAGCCTTGCCGGTCTGAGCGACGAAGCGGCCGCGCAGCGCATCCGCAACGACGGCATCGACATTCTGATCGACGCATCGGGTCACAGCACGTATAACCGCCTGCCGCTTTTCGCATGGAAGCCAGCGCCTGTGCAGGTCACGTGGCCGGGCTATTTCGCGAGCACGGGCGTGCGCGCGATCGACTACATCCTCGGCGACGCGCATGTGTTGCCCGAAGCCGAAGAAGCGCATTTCGTCGAAAAGCCGTGGCGTCTGCCCGACAGCTATCTGTGCTTCACGCCGCCCGCCGATCGCGTCGAAACCGGCACGCTGCCGATGCTCGCGAACGGTCACGTCACGTTCGGCTACTTCGGCAATGTGACGAAGATCACGGATCACGTCGTCGGTGTGTGGTCGACGCTGCTGCAGAAAGTGCCCGGCGCGACGCTGTTCCTCAAGTCCGGCCAGTTCGACGACGCGCACGTGCGCGATGCGTTCGTGCGCCGCTTCGCGATGCGCGGCATTCCGGCTTCGCGGCTGATTATCGAAGGGCGCTCGGCGCGCGACGCGTACCTCGCCGCCTATCGCCGCGTCGACATGATGCTGAGTCCCTTCCCGTACGGCGGCGGCACGACGACGGCCGAAGCGTACTGGATGGGCGTGCCCGTGCTGGTTCGCCAGGGCGAGCGCTTCGTCACGCACATCGCCGAAACGATGTGCCACACGGCGGGCCTCGCCGACTGGATCGCCGCCGACGATGCCGCCTATGTCGACAAAGCCGTCGCCTTTGCCGCGGATCGCGAACAGCTGTCCGCGCTGCGCGCCACTCTGCGCGCGCAACTGCTCGCCTCGCCGCTGTGCGACGCGACGCGCTTCGCGCGCAATCTGGAAGCCGCGCTGCATGGCATGTGGGAACAGCGCGTCGCGCAGGTCGCGGAGGCGGCACAGTGA
- a CDS encoding UDP-glucuronic acid decarboxylase family protein, with amino-acid sequence MSAQSVLITGGAGFLGSHLCDRLVAAGHDVMCVDNFHTGSKQTIHHLIGKVNFEVIRHDVWLPLYVEADRVFNMACPASPVHYQSDPVSTVKTAVLGAINMLGLAKRCGARILQASTSEVYGDAQQHPQPETYWGNVNPNGPRACYDEGKRCAETLFFDYHRQHGVDIRIARIFNTYGPRMRPDDGRVVSNFIMQALQGEPITLYGDGSQTRSFCYVDDLVEGLMRLMDHEGEPGPFNIGNPSEITIRELAETVLRLTGSRSRIEYRPLPSDDPVQRRPDIAKARQHLDWEPGVTLEDGLKETIAYFKKVVKQ; translated from the coding sequence GTGAGTGCCCAGTCGGTCCTGATTACGGGCGGCGCGGGGTTTCTCGGCTCGCATCTGTGTGACCGGCTGGTGGCAGCCGGTCACGACGTGATGTGCGTCGACAACTTTCACACAGGCAGCAAGCAGACCATTCACCACCTGATCGGCAAGGTGAATTTCGAAGTGATTCGCCATGACGTGTGGCTGCCGCTCTATGTCGAAGCCGACCGCGTGTTCAACATGGCGTGCCCGGCGAGCCCCGTGCATTACCAGAGCGATCCCGTATCGACGGTGAAGACGGCGGTGCTCGGTGCGATCAATATGCTCGGGCTCGCGAAGCGCTGCGGCGCGCGCATCCTGCAGGCATCGACGAGCGAAGTCTATGGCGACGCGCAGCAGCATCCGCAGCCGGAAACGTATTGGGGCAACGTGAACCCGAACGGCCCGCGCGCCTGCTACGACGAAGGCAAGCGCTGCGCGGAAACGCTGTTCTTCGACTATCACCGGCAGCACGGCGTCGATATCCGCATTGCGCGAATCTTCAATACGTACGGCCCGCGCATGCGTCCCGACGATGGCCGCGTCGTGTCGAACTTCATCATGCAGGCGCTGCAGGGCGAACCGATCACGCTGTACGGCGACGGTAGCCAGACGCGCTCGTTCTGCTATGTCGACGATCTGGTCGAAGGGCTGATGCGCCTGATGGATCACGAAGGCGAGCCGGGGCCGTTCAACATCGGCAATCCGAGCGAGATCACGATCCGCGAGCTGGCGGAAACGGTGTTGCGTCTGACGGGCTCGCGTTCGCGCATCGAATATCGGCCGCTGCCATCGGACGATCCGGTGCAGCGGCGTCCCGACATCGCGAAGGCTCGCCAGCATCTCGACTGGGAGCCGGGCGTGACGCTCGAAGACGGTCTCAAGGAGACCATTGCGTACTTCAAAAAGGTAGTGAAGCAATGA
- a CDS encoding class I SAM-dependent methyltransferase, with translation MSCDLIEAVCPVCSNTVAARFFPAGEQTLATLAWPGSADAAQALPRHAQDFVQCPSCTHVWNHRFEYDAIPYQSNPNRMFNNGSIWKGHLADTRDLVLSRLPDAPNVVEIGCGEGHFVRGLAQARPGGRFIGFDPNATPETGLGVEFHPRLFEPLADMKAFQPDAVVIRHVLEHLTEPARLIEALAWGAASTGKESWLFAEVPCIDRVFDTHRIADFFYEHVSHFTTESFRALMSRAGEIVTLDHGYDGEVVYALVKLAVPAYARSRAEAATRFAARTVTSRATIAQQLSQLSASGKRVAIWGGTGKAAAFIHHFGADAVRFPLVVDSDPGKVGTFVPGTGQRIEFRDVLKQTDVDVIVIPTQWRARDIIAEMTREGIATKSVMIEHDGGLVDFFAQSHPY, from the coding sequence ATGAGTTGCGATCTGATCGAAGCGGTGTGCCCCGTTTGCTCGAACACCGTCGCCGCCCGCTTTTTCCCGGCAGGCGAACAGACACTGGCGACGCTCGCGTGGCCAGGGTCGGCGGATGCCGCGCAGGCGTTGCCGCGTCACGCGCAGGATTTCGTGCAGTGCCCTTCGTGCACGCACGTGTGGAATCACCGCTTCGAGTACGACGCGATTCCGTATCAGAGCAATCCGAACCGGATGTTCAACAACGGCAGCATCTGGAAAGGCCATCTCGCGGACACGCGCGATCTCGTACTGTCGCGCTTGCCTGATGCGCCGAATGTCGTCGAGATCGGCTGCGGCGAAGGACACTTCGTGCGCGGACTCGCGCAGGCGCGGCCGGGTGGCCGCTTTATCGGCTTCGATCCGAATGCGACGCCTGAGACAGGATTGGGCGTCGAGTTTCATCCGCGCCTGTTCGAACCGCTCGCAGACATGAAGGCGTTTCAGCCGGACGCTGTCGTGATTCGCCATGTGCTCGAACATCTGACGGAACCGGCGCGGCTCATCGAAGCGCTGGCGTGGGGCGCGGCGTCGACGGGCAAGGAGAGCTGGCTGTTCGCCGAAGTGCCGTGCATCGACCGTGTGTTCGACACGCATCGTATTGCCGACTTTTTCTACGAGCACGTGTCGCACTTCACGACGGAATCGTTCCGCGCGCTGATGTCGCGCGCAGGAGAAATCGTCACGCTCGATCACGGCTACGACGGTGAAGTGGTCTACGCGCTCGTGAAACTCGCCGTGCCCGCGTATGCGCGCTCGCGCGCGGAAGCCGCGACGCGCTTTGCCGCGCGCACCGTCACTAGCCGCGCGACCATCGCGCAGCAGTTGTCGCAACTGAGCGCGTCAGGCAAGCGCGTGGCGATCTGGGGCGGCACGGGCAAGGCGGCGGCGTTCATCCATCACTTCGGCGCGGATGCCGTGCGCTTTCCGCTCGTCGTCGATTCGGACCCGGGCAAGGTCGGCACCTTCGTGCCCGGCACCGGCCAGCGCATTGAGTTTCGTGATGTGCTGAAGCAGACCGACGTCGACGTCATCGTGATTCCGACGCAATGGCGCGCACGCGACATCATCGCCGAGATGACGCGCGAAGGCATCGCGACGAAGAGCGTGATGATCGAACACGATGGCGGTCTCGTCGACTTCTTCGCGCAGTCGCATCCTTATTGA
- a CDS encoding tetratricopeptide repeat protein, which produces MQAPADHESRSSDDVQMDGTAHASSPAAPAFDAAAVLQAAFAHHQAGRTADAADCYKLILQHDGAHADALHFLGVLVCDVGNLPAGIDLIEKSIQLHPNAIYLNNLGNMRGRARNHQGAIAAYRAALSLAPDYAEAHSNLGYALREAGNSLAAIDSCARATQLKPEFAQAWINLGNALLDLGSDEGALDSYIKALALNPNDANAHNNVGNILEKYGRAANAAEAYQRALALEPRRASLHNNLGNVLRDQGLLDQATASYRQALALDPGFAQAHSNLLLLLNTRPDVSVCEQVDEARAFGRHQSAKAQRFEHAAQAGEMKKRLRVGFVSGDLNSHPVGFFLESVLGHLDRTRIELVAYATRQRDDAVSQRLEPRFSAWHDISRIDDEICARRIRDDAIDILVDLSGHTNHNRLPVFAWKPAPIQATWLGYFATTGLASIDYVIADRHVLPFDESSQFVEAPWHLPDSYLCFTPPPFDIEVGPLPAGEHGAITFGCFNHLVKLNDAVVALWSRVLDAVPGSRLLLKTRQLDDPVVQRATLERFAAHGIDGARLMLEGQSPRAELLAAYQRVDIALDPFPYAGGTTSVEALWMGVPVLTRRGERFLSHVGESIVNTAGLPEWIAADDADYLNKAVRFSAQRDELTALRNTLRERLLASPLCDAPRFARHLEDAFHGMWARHAACHHTNSGLPAQPDRHSSGDAREHAERNFA; this is translated from the coding sequence ATGCAAGCGCCTGCCGATCACGAATCCCGCTCAAGCGACGACGTCCAGATGGACGGGACGGCGCACGCGTCGTCGCCGGCTGCGCCCGCATTCGATGCCGCCGCCGTGCTGCAAGCCGCATTCGCGCATCACCAGGCGGGCCGCACGGCCGATGCCGCCGATTGCTACAAACTGATTCTCCAGCACGACGGCGCGCATGCCGACGCGCTGCATTTTCTCGGCGTGCTCGTGTGCGACGTCGGCAACCTGCCGGCCGGCATCGACCTGATCGAAAAGTCGATCCAGCTGCATCCGAACGCGATCTACCTGAACAACCTCGGCAACATGCGAGGGCGCGCGCGGAACCATCAGGGCGCAATTGCCGCGTATCGCGCAGCGCTGTCGCTTGCACCGGATTACGCGGAAGCGCACAGCAATCTCGGCTACGCGTTGCGCGAAGCGGGCAATTCACTGGCGGCGATCGACAGTTGCGCGCGCGCCACCCAACTCAAGCCCGAATTTGCGCAAGCGTGGATCAACCTCGGCAACGCGTTGCTCGATCTCGGCAGCGACGAAGGGGCGCTCGACAGCTACATCAAGGCGCTCGCGCTGAATCCGAACGACGCGAACGCGCACAACAATGTCGGCAACATCCTGGAAAAGTACGGCCGCGCCGCGAATGCCGCTGAGGCCTATCAGCGCGCGTTAGCGCTCGAACCGAGGCGGGCGTCCCTGCACAACAACCTCGGCAACGTGCTGCGCGACCAGGGCTTGCTCGATCAGGCGACGGCCAGTTACCGGCAAGCTCTCGCACTCGATCCCGGCTTCGCGCAGGCGCATAGCAATCTGCTGCTGTTGCTCAACACGCGGCCCGATGTGAGCGTGTGCGAGCAGGTCGACGAAGCGCGGGCGTTCGGCCGACACCAGTCGGCAAAGGCGCAACGCTTCGAGCACGCCGCGCAAGCGGGCGAGATGAAAAAGCGCCTGCGCGTCGGCTTCGTATCCGGGGATCTGAACTCGCATCCCGTCGGCTTTTTCCTCGAAAGCGTGCTCGGTCATCTCGACCGAACGCGCATCGAACTCGTCGCCTACGCGACGCGCCAGCGCGACGACGCCGTCTCGCAGCGCCTTGAACCGCGATTCAGCGCGTGGCACGACATCTCGCGGATCGACGACGAAATCTGCGCGCGCCGCATCCGCGACGACGCGATCGATATTCTCGTCGACCTGTCCGGCCACACGAATCACAACCGCCTGCCCGTATTCGCATGGAAGCCCGCGCCCATTCAGGCGACGTGGCTCGGCTACTTCGCGACGACGGGCCTTGCGTCGATCGATTACGTGATCGCGGATCGTCACGTGTTGCCGTTCGACGAGTCGTCGCAATTCGTCGAAGCGCCATGGCATCTGCCCGACAGCTATCTGTGCTTCACCCCGCCGCCTTTCGATATCGAAGTCGGCCCGCTGCCCGCCGGTGAACACGGCGCAATCACGTTCGGCTGTTTCAACCATCTGGTGAAGCTCAACGATGCCGTTGTCGCGCTGTGGTCGCGTGTTCTCGACGCCGTGCCCGGTTCGCGTCTGCTGCTGAAAACCCGGCAACTCGACGACCCAGTCGTGCAGCGCGCCACGCTCGAACGTTTTGCCGCACACGGTATCGACGGCGCGCGTCTGATGCTCGAAGGCCAGTCGCCGCGCGCCGAACTGCTCGCGGCATACCAGCGCGTCGACATCGCGCTCGACCCATTCCCATACGCAGGCGGCACGACGAGCGTCGAAGCGCTGTGGATGGGCGTGCCTGTCCTGACGCGCCGTGGCGAACGCTTTTTGTCGCACGTCGGCGAGAGCATCGTGAACACGGCGGGCTTGCCCGAGTGGATCGCAGCGGACGACGCAGACTATCTGAACAAAGCCGTGCGTTTCAGCGCGCAGCGCGATGAACTGACAGCGCTGAGAAACACGTTGCGCGAACGCCTGCTGGCTTCACCGCTATGCGACGCGCCGCGCTTTGCGCGCCATCTCGAAGACGCATTTCACGGCATGTGGGCGCGCCACGCTGCATGCCATCACACCAACAGCGGGCTGCCCGCCCAACCGGATCGACATTCATCAGGAGACGCCCGCGAGCACGCGGAGCGCAATTTCGCATGA
- a CDS encoding glycosyltransferase family 2 protein — translation MKPIRLVCGTRASYDDFSQETALGRSLSLFRHASPPQLMLFDNNRAGLSSIYNYAIEQSRNDPAILVFLHDDLHLCDFYWMDRIRDAVTQFDIVGLAGNTRRLPGQPSWFFRDASFTRDDAQYLSGVVGHGSGFPCTNMSIYGPPGRECKLLDGLLLAADSERLIASGLTFDERFDFHFYDLDFCRQAESRGLRMGTWPMSVVHESAGSFGTPAWRGGYERYMQKYMGV, via the coding sequence ATGAAGCCCATTCGCCTGGTTTGCGGCACGCGCGCCTCTTACGACGATTTCTCGCAGGAGACCGCGCTCGGCCGTTCGCTTTCGCTGTTCCGTCATGCGAGCCCGCCGCAGTTGATGCTGTTCGACAACAACCGGGCCGGTCTTTCGTCGATCTACAACTACGCAATTGAACAATCCCGCAACGACCCGGCGATCCTCGTCTTCCTGCACGACGACCTGCACCTGTGCGACTTCTACTGGATGGACCGCATCCGCGACGCGGTCACGCAATTCGACATCGTCGGTCTGGCGGGCAACACGCGTCGCCTGCCGGGCCAGCCGTCGTGGTTTTTCCGGGACGCGTCCTTCACGCGTGACGACGCGCAGTATCTGAGCGGCGTCGTCGGTCATGGCAGCGGCTTTCCGTGCACCAACATGTCGATCTACGGGCCGCCTGGCCGCGAATGCAAGCTGCTCGACGGCCTGCTGCTCGCCGCCGATAGCGAGCGCCTGATCGCCAGCGGCCTCACCTTCGACGAGCGCTTCGACTTCCATTTCTACGACCTCGATTTCTGCCGCCAGGCCGAATCGCGCGGACTGCGCATGGGAACCTGGCCGATGAGCGTCGTGCACGAGAGCGCCGGATCGTTCGGCACTCCGGCGTGGCGCGGCGGATATGAGCGCTACATGCAGAAGTACATGGGCGTGTAA